One region of Salvia miltiorrhiza cultivar Shanhuang (shh) chromosome 3, IMPLAD_Smil_shh, whole genome shotgun sequence genomic DNA includes:
- the LOC131016973 gene encoding probable trehalose-phosphate phosphatase G → MISSSPTHNKLLKESNNETAQNDGDLAYRNWTCKYPSALASFEQIAKSANGRRIALFLDYDGTLSPIVDNPDRAFMSNAMRVAVRNVAKYFPTAIISGRSRDKVYEFVGLTELYYAGSHGMDIMGPVSASHGDHKNCII, encoded by the exons ATGATATCATCATCCCCGACTCATAATAAACTATTGAAAGAGTCCAACAATGAGACAGCACAAAATGATGGTGATCTTGCTTACCGAAACTGGACG TGCAAGTATCCGTCAGCGCTTGCATCTTTTGAGCAAATAGCTAAAAGTGCAAATGGAAGGAGAATAGCATTGTTCTTGGATTATGATGGAACTTTATCTCCAATAGTTGACAATCCTGATCGTGCCTTCATGTCAAATGCT ATGCGTGTTGCTGTCAGAAACGTGGCCAAGTATTTTCCAACAGCTATAATTAGTGGTAGAAGTCGAGACAAG GTATATGAATTTGTAGGTCTAACCGAACTTTATTATGCTGGAAGTCATGGTATGGACATCATGGGCCCAGTTAGTGCTTCTCATGGTGACCACAAAAACTGTATCATTTGA